One window from the genome of Bradyrhizobium xenonodulans encodes:
- a CDS encoding transglutaminase family protein has product MIYDIRHVTTYEYESPVSFARCTLRLEPRGGNGQELISHHVEIRPRPAERNIRRDFFGTLTESVVIEAAHRNLRIDSRSRVSISRKPPARDAASPPWENIRDIAFEATSLGPASPVGYVFASPLVPVLRPVSAYAATSFAPGVGILKGAVDLMHRIRTEFRYDPKATVISTPLGEVFDKRHGVCQDFAHVMIAGLRGLGLPAAYVSGYLRTIPPAGQPRLQGADATHAWVSLWCGAELGWVDFDPTNDLLVANDHIVLAVARDFSDVSPVDGIIVGSPKQKLGVAVDVLLVE; this is encoded by the coding sequence GTGATCTACGACATCCGGCACGTCACCACCTACGAATACGAGAGCCCGGTCAGCTTTGCCCGCTGCACGCTGCGGCTGGAGCCGAGAGGCGGCAATGGCCAGGAGCTGATCTCGCACCATGTCGAGATCCGTCCGCGCCCGGCCGAACGAAATATCCGGCGCGATTTCTTCGGCACGCTGACCGAGAGCGTGGTGATCGAAGCCGCGCATCGCAATCTGCGCATCGATTCACGTTCGCGTGTCTCGATCTCGCGCAAGCCGCCGGCGCGCGATGCTGCAAGTCCGCCGTGGGAGAACATCCGCGACATCGCGTTCGAGGCGACGAGCCTCGGGCCTGCCTCGCCGGTCGGCTATGTCTTTGCGAGCCCGCTGGTGCCGGTGCTGCGTCCGGTCAGTGCTTACGCGGCGACGAGCTTTGCGCCCGGTGTCGGTATCCTCAAAGGCGCGGTCGATCTCATGCATCGCATCCGCACCGAATTCCGCTATGATCCCAAGGCCACCGTAATCTCGACGCCGCTCGGCGAAGTCTTCGACAAGCGTCATGGCGTCTGCCAGGATTTTGCCCATGTGATGATCGCGGGGCTGCGCGGGCTCGGTCTGCCGGCGGCCTATGTCAGCGGATATCTGCGCACCATTCCGCCGGCGGGTCAGCCGCGTCTGCAAGGTGCCGACGCCACCCACGCCTGGGTATCGCTGTGGTGCGGGGCGGAGCTTGGCTGGGTCGATTTCGATCCGACCAACGATCTCCTCGTTGCCAACGACCATATCGTGCTCGCGGTTGCGCGCGACTTCTCCGACGTCTCGCCGGTCGACGGCATCATCGTCGGCTCGCCGAAGCAGAAGCTCGGCGTCGCCGTGGACGTGCTGCTGGTCGAATAA
- a CDS encoding HD domain-containing protein encodes MMTLPRLAAETLEKMLGSFMRRRYDEPSARVMEGATRTAMECIGNSDALYHNIEHTMLVTLAAQAILTGRNLHAHLEAEDYLHILIACLAHDIGYVRGLFPEDDEDGFIIDEAGTKVSLPRGASDASLMMYHVDRSKLFARRRLPSVNGLDPERVARAIEGTRFPAREGQEYDDEASILRAADFIGQLGDPNYLRKANALYYEFEEVGINRQLGYDSPADIVNRYPQFYWNSVAPHIQTEIGYLNKTEIGRQWIANLYSNVFRAEREISLSGPQK; translated from the coding sequence ATGATGACGTTACCGAGACTGGCGGCCGAAACCCTGGAGAAGATGCTGGGCTCGTTCATGCGCCGCAGGTACGATGAACCCTCCGCAAGGGTGATGGAGGGCGCGACGCGCACCGCGATGGAATGCATCGGCAACAGCGACGCGCTGTACCACAACATCGAGCATACGATGCTGGTGACGCTCGCCGCTCAGGCCATCCTGACGGGACGTAATCTCCATGCGCATCTTGAGGCGGAGGACTACCTCCATATCTTGATCGCCTGCCTTGCGCACGACATCGGCTATGTCCGCGGCCTGTTTCCCGAGGACGACGAAGACGGCTTCATCATCGATGAGGCCGGCACCAAGGTGTCGCTGCCGCGCGGCGCCTCGGATGCAAGCCTGATGATGTATCACGTTGACCGCTCGAAGCTTTTCGCGCGGCGGCGGCTGCCGTCAGTCAACGGCCTCGACCCCGAGCGGGTTGCCCGGGCCATCGAAGGGACCCGCTTCCCGGCCCGCGAGGGTCAGGAGTACGACGACGAAGCCTCGATCCTGCGCGCCGCCGACTTCATCGGCCAGCTCGGCGATCCCAACTATCTGCGCAAGGCCAATGCGCTCTATTACGAGTTCGAGGAGGTCGGCATCAATCGCCAGCTCGGCTACGACTCGCCGGCCGACATCGTGAATCGCTATCCACAATTCTACTGGAATAGCGTCGCACCGCACATCCAGACCGAGATCGGCTATCTCAACAAGACCGAGATCGGCCGGCAGTGGATCGCCAACCTCTACAGCAACGTCTTCCGTGCCGAGCGCGAAATCTCGCTGTCAGGGCCGCAGAAGTAG
- a CDS encoding alpha/beta fold hydrolase has protein sequence MQQKTITTDVLDIAYREYGAPDGWPCIMGHGFPYDVNAYAETAPLIAQAGARVLVPWLRGYGPTRFRSAATLRSGEQAALGADLLAFMDALRIERAVVGGYDWGGRAACVVSVLHPERVIGLVSGNSYNIQNIARSMEPASPPEEAALWYQYLFHNERGRRALERNRKGFARQLWSMWSPTWAFDDATFETSAASFDNPDFVDVVIHSYRHRYALVEGDPAYAAFEAKLAAQPQVGVPTIAIDGDSDGVNPGTAHHAPKFEAFFERRVFAGAGHNLPQERPAEWARAVLDVRAAGQE, from the coding sequence ATGCAACAAAAAACCATCACCACGGACGTGCTCGACATTGCCTATCGCGAATACGGCGCGCCGGACGGCTGGCCCTGCATCATGGGCCACGGCTTTCCCTATGATGTGAACGCCTATGCCGAGACCGCGCCTCTGATCGCACAGGCCGGCGCACGGGTGCTGGTGCCCTGGCTGCGCGGCTACGGGCCGACGCGGTTTCGTTCTGCTGCAACGCTGCGCTCCGGCGAGCAGGCGGCGCTGGGCGCGGATCTGCTCGCCTTCATGGATGCGCTTCGTATCGAGCGCGCGGTCGTCGGCGGCTATGATTGGGGCGGGCGCGCCGCCTGTGTCGTCTCGGTGCTGCACCCCGAGCGCGTGATCGGCCTCGTCTCCGGCAATTCCTACAACATCCAGAACATCGCCCGTTCCATGGAGCCGGCCTCGCCGCCGGAGGAAGCGGCGCTCTGGTATCAATATCTCTTCCACAACGAGCGCGGCCGCCGCGCGCTCGAGCGCAACCGCAAGGGTTTTGCGCGCCAGCTGTGGTCGATGTGGTCGCCGACATGGGCCTTCGACGATGCGACGTTCGAGACAAGTGCGGCGTCGTTCGACAATCCTGATTTCGTCGACGTCGTGATCCACTCCTACCGCCACCGCTACGCGTTGGTCGAGGGCGATCCCGCCTATGCCGCGTTCGAGGCGAAGCTCGCCGCGCAGCCACAGGTCGGCGTTCCCACGATTGCGATCGACGGCGACAGTGACGGCGTCAATCCCGGCACCGCCCATCACGCGCCCAAGTTCGAGGCCTTCTTCGAGCGGCGCGTGTTCGCAGGCGCCGGTCATAACCTGCCGCAGGAGCGGCCGGCCGAATGGGCGCGGGCCGTGCTCGATGTTCGCGCGGCGGGGCAGGAATAG